In Caloranaerobacter sp. TR13, the sequence CCGGTTGTAAGCTCGTTGTCATAATCTTTTAACTCTGAAAGAAGCAATTCTTTAGATTCTGTTAAACTTATAGGAATAATAATTTTTTTGCCGATTTCTAAAGATTTTTTGATTAATTTTTCTGTTTTTACTTCGTTTCTAAAATCAATATAAGCCATAATATAATTAGCATTTTTGTAAAGTGTTGTATTTATTAATAAATCTATTATTTTATTACTCAGGTTGACTATATCTTTATTAGAAAGTTCTTTTCTTTTGTTAAGTATTTTTTTTCTTAATTCATTTTTATCCATAATTTCA encodes:
- a CDS encoding 5-formyltetrahydrofolate cyclo-ligase, translated to MDKNELRKKILNKRKELSNKDIVNLSNKIIDLLINTTLYKNANYIMAYIDFRNEVKTEKLIKKSLEIGKKIIIPISLTESKELLLSELKDYDNELTTGAYGILEPKKEFIRKVSPQILDLIIVPGVVFDKRGYRIGYGGGYYDKFLLNISKSVPKVALAFDFQIVEKINQEKHDIPVDYIITEKSIVKCLKD